Within Tuberibacillus sp. Marseille-P3662, the genomic segment TGTATAAGTTTCAGGGTGAATCGGGGTATGGTCAAACGGTTCATCCCCATCCAGGACTCTTAGAAAACCAGCGCACTGAACAAAGGTTTTATTACCAAGACGGGGGACTTTTTTTAACTGATTACGATTCGTATATCGACCCTCTTCTTCTCTTTGTTTCACGATGTGATTGGCAACTGTTTTTGAAACTCCGGAAACATATTGCAACAATGAAGCTGAAGCGGTATTAATATTGACGCCGACCCTATTAACCACTGTTTCGACAACAAATGTCAAAGAACCATTCAATGACTTTTGAGACACATCGTGCTGATATTGACCGACACCAATGGATTTCGGATCAATTTTCACCAATTCGGATAGGGGATCTTGCAAACGCCTCGCAATGGAGACAGCACTGCGTTCCTCAACTTGAAAATTAGGAAATTCTTCTCGAGCAACTTCAGATGCGGAGTATACACTGGCACCGGCTTCATTGACAATAAGATAATAAATGGGATCATTAACATCTTTAAGCACATCAGCAATAAAACGCTCGGTTTCTCTCGAAGCCGTCCCATTACCAACCGCGATCATTTCAATTTCATACTGTCGAATCAAGCCGAGGACTTTATCCTTTGCTTCTTTCACCTTGGAAACAGGCGGTGTTGGATAAATTACTGCTATATCAAGCACTTTACCTGTCTGGTCAATAACAGCGAGTTTGCAGCCCGTACGATAAGCTGGATCCACGCCCAAAACAATTTTTTCTTTCATTGGCGGTTGTAACAGTAAATGTCTTAAATTCTCCGAAAAAATATGGATCGCTTGTTCACCAGCTGTCTCTGTTAGTCTCTGTCGGATCTCCCGTTCAGTTGCAGGCGCTATCAAACGCTTATAGCTATCTTCAGCAGCTTGATCAATCAAATCAGCAGCCTCATTTGTAGCCTTTCTACTATATTGGCTTTTAATAAATCTAAGGATAACGTCTTCAGGACCCTCTACTGACACTCGCAATATATCCTCTTTTTCACCGCGATTAATCGCCAACACCCGGTGAGGGACAATTTTTTTGACCTGCTCATCATATTCATAATACATCTCATATGTCCCGCGTTCATCCTGTTCTTTACTCTTTGCTTTCGTTACAATAACCCCATTTTTGAAGGTGGTATCACGGATCCATTCGCGTAACTTAGCATCATCTGAAATCACTTCCGCAATAATATCTTGAGCACCCGCCACCGCAGTCTCCACGGTATGAACGTCCTTGTCTTCATTTATGTAGCCTCTCGCTTCTTCTTCAATAGAGGTATCGGGCAAAAGCAGCAACCAATCGGCCAACGGCTCTAAACCTTTTTCCTTAGCAATCGTTGCACGTGTCCGCCGTTTTTTCTTATAAGGCCGGTAAAGATCTTCAACCTTTTGTAATTTCTGCGCTTGCAAAATACTATGTTTAAGGTCTTCCGTCAGTTTACCTTGCTCTTCAATCAAACGAATAACTTCTTCCTTACGCTTATCTAAATTTACTGCATACTGCCAGTGTTCATAAATATCATTAATTTGGACTTCATCTAAGCCCCCCGTCAATTCTTTTCTATACCGTGCTATGAAAGGAATCGTATTATCATCTTCAAGCAATTGAATAACATTGCTCACTTGTTTCGATGAGACTTCAATATCCTGACTGATACGAGTCAGCACACTTTGCTTAGTTGTCGTATCCAAATATCTTGTCCTCCTTTTAGTGTAAAAAAGCTCTTCCAAAATATCAGAAGAACTGTGGTCGATGTTGGCCTATAATGAATGTCATATCATCACTAACAGACTCAGATGATAAAAGTGCTTGTAACTCAGATAAAAAAACTTCATGAGAGGTTTGTTCAAATCGTTTAGCAATATCCTTAATTGTATTATTAATAAGACCGATACCATCTGAATAAATGACAAAGCAGCCTTCAGATGGAAAATAGTGTTGCTCATGCTTAAGGTCAACCGGACGTCCCGACAGAAAGCCCGGATTAGGCATAGGATGTCCCACTTTTTTAGAATCATCCGGACTGACAATTTTGACGTTAACATTGCCAATGCCACAAAATTCAAAGTGATTCGTCTCCGGAGCAATACGCAAAACGGACACAACGGCCCCTCTCGTTTTTAACAAAGATGCGTTGACATGCCCTAACACGGAATCAAGCGATTCCTTCGAATAAGTTTCAATCGTTTGTGTGGCCTGGCTTGAAGCTTCCCAAGCCCATTCACCACTTCCCAATCCGTCAGCCACAGCACATAATACATGCTGATCATCAGCTTGAACGAGGTAACTGTCACCACAAATCTTATCATCACCTTTAGCTTTTTGAAAAACCACAATGTCAAACGAATTAAGATAATGATGTTCAAACATGAGTTGATGTCATTCCTTCATCTGCCAATGATTCCCGGAGTTTCCGAAGAGCTCTCCGCTGCAGTCTTGACACATGCATTTGTGAAATACCAATGGCTTCTCCGGCTTCCTTCTGACTCAGATGATCAAAATACGTACAAGTGATTACCTTTTTTTCAAGGTCACTAAGCACTTTAAAAGCTTTTTCCAACATCAAACGTTCGTTCGCATTCTGATAACCTTTGTCTGTCTGGCCAACTAAATCCAGCAAAGTAACCGTTCCACCTTCTTGATCAGCGTCCATTTGGCTATCAACAGAAGCAGCTTGATAGCTTTTACCCATTTCCATAGTTTCAAGAATTTCTTCTTCAGTCACTTCTAGATAAGCAGCTATTTCTTGGACGGAAGGTGATCGTTGCTTGTCATTTGTTAATTGTTCGACAGCTTGTTTAATTTTGGGACCTAATTCTTTAATTCGCCGCGGGACATGAATACTCCACGTTTTATCACGCATATAGCGTTTGATTTCGCCGACAATGGTGGGCACTGCAAAGGATTCAAAACTACGTCCCATAGATGTGTCAAAACGCCTAAGAGCCCCTAATAAACCAATCATACCTACTTGATACAAATCTTCTTCAATGCCTTTATTTTTTGCAAACTTGCGCGAAAGGGATGCAACTAATTGATCATAATAAGAAACAAGGTATGACTGAAGCTCCTCATTGTCCGTATCTTCCTGATACCGCTTAATAAAATCTAAGATATTTTCTTTCATCATTTCATTCGATTGATTGGACTTTGTTGACATGGTTCAACACCCCATCTTCGTCCAAAAACTTTGTCATAATGACATTGATACCCGAGCCGCCACTAATATTAACTTGATCCATCAATGTGTCAATGAGGAATAGTCCCAAACCCCCTTCATTTACATGTTCTATACTTACACCGGCATCAATAGGCTTTAATTCTTTGATTTTATCCTCGTAATCAAAGCTGCAGCCTTCATCAATAACCCCAACTTCCATACGATCAGTATAACTTCTTATGTGAATAGCAATTTGGCCGGAATCAACACCGTGATAGGCATGATTAACGGCATTGGTACACGCTTCTGAGACAGCAACCTTGATATCTTCAATTTCATCATAAGAGTATCCCATGCGATAGGCCACACCTGAAGCTGTCAATCGAACAACCCCAACGTACTCGGATTTGGCTGGAATTTTAAGCTCTACGGAGTCAACTTGCTGACTCATTTCTGTCCCTCCTTTAGTGACTGCTGATCCATGAGCAAATCTGAGACACCCGTTATTTCAAATAACCTTCTAACACGGGGGGTCATTCCTTGAATTTGGATGTAACTTTCGTTTTTGTACGCTGATTTATATCCAGCAATAATAATCCCCAAACCTGTACTATCCATATATTCGGTTTGCTCAAGATCTATAACAATGGTTATTCCTGCTTGCTCTGTCAGAGGTAATAATTTTTCTTTTAACTTAGGTGCCGTGTAAGCATCAATTTCTCCCGAGACTTTCAAAAGGTATTTATTTTCATTAATGAGTTGATCTTCGATATGTAAGTTCAAGCTTCCATCCTCCTTAAACTTGCATGTTACAACATCAGGCCGTATTAGGATCGGTATTCGTAGGAAATCGTTACGCTATTTGGCCGATGTTCCCTTCCTTAAATAATCAATTACCCCTCATCGACGCCCTTTAAACATCTCGTTTCATAATGATAAGTGTAAAATCATCTCTCAATTCAAAGTCTTGCAATCTTTCTAGCTCTTCATAGACCCTTTCAACAATCTCTTGCGGACGTTCATCAATTCTAGACCGGATCATGTCTAATATCTTTTCCTGCTCAATAAAACCACTTTCCGTACGGCATTCTGTGACCCCGTCCGAAAGTAAAATGATCATATCGTTTTTGTTTAAATCCTGTCTGTATTCAACATATTTTGTATCTCGTGTCGCTCCAAGAACCAATCCCCTGGCTTCCATTTCATAAAACTGCTGATCCATTGATGAGTAATAAAACCCAGGTTCATGCCCCGCCGAAGCATAGTAGAATCGGTGTTTTATGGAATTATAAACACCGTAAAACATCGTGATAAACATACTCGAGTCCACATTATGTTCAACAACTCGATTGAGGCTTTCCAACATGGCCGTTGGCTCCATTCGTTGTTCAGAAACACTGTCCATCGAATACTTGATCATCGACATACACATAGCTGCCGGTATACCTTTACCAATAATGTCGGCTACAGCGACACTAATTGAATTCTGTCCATCACGGACAAAGTGATAGTAATCGCCACTCATTTGCTTCGCTGGACGACTAATGACACCCATTTCGAGACCTTCAACATCTGGCATATCGTTTACCAACAGCGATTGTTGGACATCGGAAGCAATTTCAATTTCACTTTCAAGTTGTTGTTGCCAATTCCGCAGACTTTGATGCTCTCGATAAGCGAACCCATATCCCATCATAACTTCCAATAAAAAGTCAAATGAAGCATGTAAATCATCACTCATCTCAGGGTATAACTTCGTTAACACATCAACATGGGTACTGACAACTTCTTCAGGCGAAATATGTTGTTCAATCATCTTACGGCTGATTTTTTGCCCATTATAGAGATTTTTTTCATCCCGCCTAGCTAAATATTCAGACAAAAATTGTTCATAACGTTTCTGCATACTCTCCTGATCCAACATATCCCCTGTCTCCTCTCAGTTCAACGGAGCCATTTAATGGCCACAACTTCTGTCCCTTCATTCTGATGGGAGCGCAAATCAAATGAATCCATAAGGCGTTTAACACCTGGTAGTCCAGCCCCAAGGCCTCCTGAGGTCGTATATCCATCCTGCATGACTTTCTTAACATCATTAATACCAGGACCGTCGTCTTTTGCCACCATCTTTAACCCTGTTCTCCCAGCCTCATGGTAGGCGGCTACTGTGATCGTTCCTTTTTGTGCGTATAGATATATATTTCGTGCTAGTTCAGAAATTGTCGTCGTGATTCGAGCTTGGTCAACATGACCAAAGCCAAGTTCTTTAGCCAGATATCTTCCTTGCTGCCTGGCATTAACAATATCCCATTCATTTTTGATATCAATATTGGATTGGGTCCCCATCATTACCCCTCCAATTCCTGTTGCAATTTATCTAGACCCTGTTCTAAATCAAGAGCGGTTGGCACCCCTTTTAGATGGATTCCCAGGTCTATTAAAGTAATTGCAACAGCTGGCCTAATACCAGTTAAAACAACCTTTGTCCCTAACATACGTGACATATTCACAACGTCACCAAGGATCTTAGCAATATACGAATCAATCAGTTCCACCGACGTTAAATCAATCACAACGCCTTTAGCTTCTGTTTCATGAATCTTCTTCAATAAATCTTCTTGAAATTGGATGGCTGTTTGATCATCTAATTCAACTTGTATTGTTGTAAGTAAGTAACCGTGTAATTTCAGAATAGGTATTCGCAATGTCAAGCCTCCTGATCCGTGTCCACAATTTTTCGCTTTGTCATACCAAGAGCTGTCTCAATACCTTTTCTCAAAGTACTTTTCGTCGGAAATTCACCAAGTTCAATCCCGAGATTAACAATAGTCTGGGCAATTTCCGGACGTATGCCAACTAAAATACATTCAGCACCAACAAGGTGAACGGCTTCCGCTGCCTGTAATATATGATGTGCAACCATAGTATCAACTACAGGGACCCCGGTAATGTCAATCAAAACCACTTCCGATCGGTTTTCAATCACACCATTTAATAGATTTTCCATAATGAGTTTGGCACGGTCCGTATCAATCGTTCCAATGAGCGGCATCACTGATATGGAGTCCATAATGGGTATGAGCGGTGCTGACAATTCCAAAAGCGCGTTTTTCTGCATAGCAACCGTGTTTTCCCATTGTTCTGTGGCATCTTCAATTAACCGGTTAAAAATCGAATCCATGATAGCTTCAATGTCTTGGTAGATTTTCAAAAGTTCTTTAGTATCGTTCGCCTCATGGCCCGTTACCTCAATCATGACCCTGCGAAACAATTGCAAACCTCTTGTCAAATAGTTAAGCGGGTAGCCGAACTCTAAAATTCTCTTGACAAATTCATTCAACTGAGTGAAGTCACCGTCTTTAGCCATATAACTGAAAATTAAGTGAGCAAATGTTTCATTATTGGCTTCAGCAATTTTTTCATTAGTAGAATGAATCGCACTTTCCGGCGTGACATCACCCATCTCACTCATCCAACGTTCAATAATTGATGTTTTGTTGTCGGTAATCAACTGTATCACTGATTTGTTCAACCCTTGGTCAACCTTCTTTCTATAAGAGAATAATTATAATTATTATTTCATTGAATAAACAAATCTTCAACAAAAAAAGGAAAGTTGCCCGATTTTATCGCGGACAACTTTCGCTAGAAGTCAATTAAGCCTAAACTAATACGAATAGCCTCATCAACGCCATTCATCATGTCATCATCCAAATGCGTAATTTTATCCGTCAAACGTTGTTTATCAATCGTTCGGATTTGCTCAAGCAGGATAACAGAATCCCTGTCAAAGCCATATTTTTGCGCATCAATTTCAACATGTGTAGGAAGTTTGGCTTTTTGGATTTGAGCAGTAATTGCGGCAACAACCACCGTTGGGCTAAACCGATTACCGATATTGTTTTGGATGACCAAAACCGGTCTGACGCCGCCTTGTTCGGATCCAACAACCGGAGACAGGTCAGCAAAATATACATCGCCGCGTTTTACTATCACACCCGTTACACCCCGCTAACTAGGCGTTCGAGG encodes:
- a CDS encoding Tex family protein yields the protein MDTTTKQSVLTRISQDIEVSSKQVSNVIQLLEDDNTIPFIARYRKELTGGLDEVQINDIYEHWQYAVNLDKRKEEVIRLIEEQGKLTEDLKHSILQAQKLQKVEDLYRPYKKKRRTRATIAKEKGLEPLADWLLLLPDTSIEEEARGYINEDKDVHTVETAVAGAQDIIAEVISDDAKLREWIRDTTFKNGVIVTKAKSKEQDERGTYEMYYEYDEQVKKIVPHRVLAINRGEKEDILRVSVEGPEDVILRFIKSQYSRKATNEAADLIDQAAEDSYKRLIAPATEREIRQRLTETAGEQAIHIFSENLRHLLLQPPMKEKIVLGVDPAYRTGCKLAVIDQTGKVLDIAVIYPTPPVSKVKEAKDKVLGLIRQYEIEMIAVGNGTASRETERFIADVLKDVNDPIYYLIVNEAGASVYSASEVAREEFPNFQVEERSAVSIARRLQDPLSELVKIDPKSIGVGQYQHDVSQKSLNGSLTFVVETVVNRVGVNINTASASLLQYVSGVSKTVANHIVKQREEEGRYTNRNQLKKVPRLGNKTFVQCAGFLRVLDGDEPFDHTPIHPETYTEAKELLKSLDCDSGDIGTERLTERLSSVDIEAKAAELNIGVPTLKDIMEAISRPGRDPRDDVQKPLLKTDVLELKDLHGGMHLQGTVRNVVDFGAFVDVGVKNDGLVHISKLSNQFVKHPLDVVHVGQIVDAWVESVDPDKGRLALTMIPASN
- the sigB gene encoding RNA polymerase sigma factor SigB; this encodes MSTKSNQSNEMMKENILDFIKRYQEDTDNEELQSYLVSYYDQLVASLSRKFAKNKGIEEDLYQVGMIGLLGALRRFDTSMGRSFESFAVPTIVGEIKRYMRDKTWSIHVPRRIKELGPKIKQAVEQLTNDKQRSPSVQEIAAYLEVTEEEILETMEMGKSYQAASVDSQMDADQEGGTVTLLDLVGQTDKGYQNANERLMLEKAFKVLSDLEKKVITCTYFDHLSQKEAGEAIGISQMHVSRLQRRALRKLRESLADEGMTSTHV
- a CDS encoding PP2C family protein-serine/threonine phosphatase, with amino-acid sequence MLDQESMQKRYEQFLSEYLARRDEKNLYNGQKISRKMIEQHISPEEVVSTHVDVLTKLYPEMSDDLHASFDFLLEVMMGYGFAYREHQSLRNWQQQLESEIEIASDVQQSLLVNDMPDVEGLEMGVISRPAKQMSGDYYHFVRDGQNSISVAVADIIGKGIPAAMCMSMIKYSMDSVSEQRMEPTAMLESLNRVVEHNVDSSMFITMFYGVYNSIKHRFYYASAGHEPGFYYSSMDQQFYEMEARGLVLGATRDTKYVEYRQDLNKNDMIILLSDGVTECRTESGFIEQEKILDMIRSRIDERPQEIVERVYEELERLQDFELRDDFTLIIMKRDV
- a CDS encoding anti-sigma regulatory factor, giving the protein MGTQSNIDIKNEWDIVNARQQGRYLAKELGFGHVDQARITTTISELARNIYLYAQKGTITVAAYHEAGRTGLKMVAKDDGPGINDVKKVMQDGYTTSGGLGAGLPGVKRLMDSFDLRSHQNEGTEVVAIKWLR
- a CDS encoding type II toxin-antitoxin system PemK/MazF family toxin, which codes for MIVKRGDVYFADLSPVVGSEQGGVRPVLVIQNNIGNRFSPTVVVAAITAQIQKAKLPTHVEIDAQKYGFDRDSVILLEQIRTIDKQRLTDKITHLDDDMMNGVDEAIRISLGLIDF
- a CDS encoding SpoIIE family protein phosphatase, which codes for MFEHHYLNSFDIVVFQKAKGDDKICGDSYLVQADDQHVLCAVADGLGSGEWAWEASSQATQTIETYSKESLDSVLGHVNASLLKTRGAVVSVLRIAPETNHFEFCGIGNVNVKIVSPDDSKKVGHPMPNPGFLSGRPVDLKHEQHYFPSEGCFVIYSDGIGLINNTIKDIAKRFEQTSHEVFLSELQALLSSESVSDDMTFIIGQHRPQFF
- a CDS encoding anti-sigma factor antagonist; this encodes MNLHIEDQLINENKYLLKVSGEIDAYTAPKLKEKLLPLTEQAGITIVIDLEQTEYMDSTGLGIIIAGYKSAYKNESYIQIQGMTPRVRRLFEITGVSDLLMDQQSLKEGQK
- the rsbW gene encoding anti-sigma B factor RsbW — encoded protein: MSQQVDSVELKIPAKSEYVGVVRLTASGVAYRMGYSYDEIEDIKVAVSEACTNAVNHAYHGVDSGQIAIHIRSYTDRMEVGVIDEGCSFDYEDKIKELKPIDAGVSIEHVNEGGLGLFLIDTLMDQVNISGGSGINVIMTKFLDEDGVLNHVNKVQSIE
- a CDS encoding STAS domain-containing protein translates to MNKSVIQLITDNKTSIIERWMSEMGDVTPESAIHSTNEKIAEANNETFAHLIFSYMAKDGDFTQLNEFVKRILEFGYPLNYLTRGLQLFRRVMIEVTGHEANDTKELLKIYQDIEAIMDSIFNRLIEDATEQWENTVAMQKNALLELSAPLIPIMDSISVMPLIGTIDTDRAKLIMENLLNGVIENRSEVVLIDITGVPVVDTMVAHHILQAAEAVHLVGAECILVGIRPEIAQTIVNLGIELGEFPTKSTLRKGIETALGMTKRKIVDTDQEA
- a CDS encoding STAS domain-containing protein, with the translated sequence MRIPILKLHGYLLTTIQVELDDQTAIQFQEDLLKKIHETEAKGVVIDLTSVELIDSYIAKILGDVVNMSRMLGTKVVLTGIRPAVAITLIDLGIHLKGVPTALDLEQGLDKLQQELEG